The Syntrophorhabdaceae bacterium genome includes the window GGGGCAGGCCCAGAAAACGACTGGGCCCGACCTCGTGGAAAGCGCGGCGATATGCAAGAAGGCGGGCTGCAGCGGCATTACGGTCAGCCTGCGACAGGACGGATGCTGCATACAGCTCACGGATGCCCTGGCGATACGGAATGCAATTCGGGAAGGGTTTAATCTTGAAATAAGGCTCTCGGACGAGATGATCGGCATTGCAGAAAAAGTGAAGCCCGATTTGATCACCCTCGCCTCGGCTAAAGACGAAGTAACCACCGAAGGCGGCCTCGATCTCAGACGGGATATGCTCAGGATCAAAGACACCATTAAACTTTTCCATGATCAGAACATACCGGTATCCCTGTCGATTAACTTTGATCTTGAGATGGTTGAGCTATCGAAGGCATGCGAGGCCGATCAGGTAGAAATCCATACCGGCGCATATGGGAGCGCCATAGACAGGTCCGCAGTTGACGAAGAACTCAAGCGCATTTACGGTGCAGCGGATCATGCCGCAAAACTCGGGTTAAAAATCAGCGCCGGGCACGGCCTCAGCTACGCGAACATCGAGAATCTCCTGGATGCCAGGGGACTCGTGGAAGTAGTGGTCGGACGTTCGATAGTCGAAAGGTCCGCTACTG containing:
- a CDS encoding pyridoxine 5'-phosphate synthase, encoding MPYGGVQRPRTSLSVNITCIAALGQAQKTTGPDLVESAAICKKAGCSGITVSLRQDGCCIQLTDALAIRNAIREGFNLEIRLSDEMIGIAEKVKPDLITLASAKDEVTTEGGLDLRRDMLRIKDTIKLFHDQNIPVSLSINFDLEMVELSKACEADQVEIHTGAYGSAIDRSAVDEELKRIYGAADHAAKLGLKISAGHGLSYANIENLLDARGLVEVVVGRSIVERSATVGLARAVGEMLDVLE